TCTAAAGTCCCCTTATGTGGTCACacttataaacataaatatgatAACAGTATATGCCACCATACAACATCGTCAGACAGCAAATGTTATCTTGTCAAGACAAGCTAATCTAACAAGCTCCTTAATACCCTTTCCAGTTCCTGATAATATGgtataaaacattaaaaaatgttttttgaatatttatattacgaatttacttaatatttttatattattatgatgattacatttatttgaagatttaatcataataattatttggcATGACtcttaaaaagaaaagttctTTTAGATTAACCCATTATAAATCGACCAACTAGTcgtatacatattatttgaataccCTACCACTATTTGAATAAATCTAATGAGTGTTGATAATCCATAAACCAATTTCACTTGAGGTAATCACTTTTCATAATcatgaaatgaaatactaaaatataaatagctgCCTTCGCATCACTACCCTATATCATTGGTTTTTGTGACAAGTGTTCATTGTTGACCGCCAAGGTTTGACCCTCGGAAACTTTTTGGTAGCTGCTTATCAGCCACACACCCCCCTTGTAAGCACCATAGTGGGCGTCTCTGTTTCTGGTAGTCGAAGTGATACGATACCACGAGAACGCGAGACACGTGCGATAACATAACTTTGTCTGGGATCGATTCACTTTGCTGGGTTTCTGCCACTGGGACCAAGTGGACAGATGCGACTGGCTGGACAGACTGAGCTGATAGGGCGGCTCGTCTTTGTTATCAACGtggaaatgtttttatttatttatgtgaatattatgtgagatttcagatttattaaaatagttgaGAATGCGCGATTTGCAGGTCAGTTCGACTCGGAGTTAGCTCCAGTTAGGATCGCCTAGTGTTTCTCTTGCTCTATAATTTGAAAGGATGGTGATTGAAAAGTGGAAGGAGTGTGGCATTGCCACCAAATTTCCCACTTACCGCAACTCGCCGCTGGTGACGGTGCACAGCTGGCAGAAGGGCAAGCGACAGGATGACGAGGCCGAAGGATTGTGGCGCATACACGATGGCATCTATGACTTTACGGAGTTTATTGATAAACATCCCGGTGGTCCCTTTTGGATACGTGAAACCAAGGGCACGGACATCACCGAGGCATTTGAGGCTCACCATTTGACCTCCACGCCAGAGAAGATGATTACCAAGTACAAGGTGCGGGATGCTGCAAAGCCAAGGATCTACACGCTAACGCTGCACGAGGATGGCTTCTACAAGACGCTGAAGGAACGTGTGAAGCAGCAGCTCAAGACCATTGACAAGCGCCCAAAGCGCAAGAGCGATGTgagtaaaatacaaataaaatcgaaacaGATTAACTGATAAACTGAATTGTTAGCTAATCCATCTGGGCATCTTGCTGTCCACTTACCTCTTCGCTGTGGCCAGCGTCAAGTACAACAGTCTGTTGGCTTTGGTTCTGGCTGGCGTGGCGCTCTGCTGGACGGTGATTGTGTCCCACAACTATTTCCATCGTCGCGACAACTGGCAGATGTACACCTTCAATTTGGGCCTGATGAACTTCTGCGCATGGCGTATCTCACATGCCATGTCACATCACATCTATCCCAATTCCTACTACGATCTGGAGCTGAGCATGTTTGAACCGTTGCTCTGCTGGGTGCCCAATCCACACATCAAGAGCAAAGCATTGCGCTATGTCTCGTGGATCACAGAGCCACTGGCCTATGCCATTGCCTTCTTCCTGCAAGTGCTCACGCGGTAAGTAGCTGAACAGCAGTCAAATAATCTTGATCAGTCAATCAAAACTCACACAATCAACACAAATATGTATTCGTTTAGCATCTACTACTCGTTGCGTCACACGAATATTATGTATTGGCACGATCTCTTGCCCCTCACAATACCGCTCGTCATGTATTTGGGATCGTCTGGATCGGCGGGCTTGTTGTTCTGTGTGCGCCAATGGCTGGCGATGACGTCGATTGCCAGCTTTTCGTTTTGTGTAATCGGCTTGAATGCCGCTCATCATGACCCAGAGATCTATCACGAGGGCGACAAGAACCGTGAGGATCGCGATTGGGGCTTGTTCCAGGTGGACACTATTATCGATCGCGGCGACTTGAAGTGGTCACAGTTCCTGGTGCTCACACACTTTGGTGATCATGTGCTGCATCATTTGTTCCCCACACTCGATCATGGCCTGCTCCCTGCTCTCTATCCGGTGCTCTACGAGACGCTGGATCAATTCAAGGGTGAGCTGCGCGAATGCAATCACATCGAACACATGATTGGCCAGCACAAGCAACTTCTGCGCATACATTCCAATCCTAGAGCTCCGGGTGAGGGCAAATAATTTAGCTTTAAAACTACAGCTCTATATTATAGCAAACTTTTGTATAtaacagaaataaatatttcatttttagcaaaacattattttaataaaacacaatttcttttttaaattgatttacatttattttgttccttttttgtatacttttttAATGTAGTTTTGATCTTTTCTTATAATGtgttgataaaataaaaaatattaacataagCATAAGCGCCATGTGATGCGAGTGTGtatgctgtctgtctgtaggTCTATATTCGATCTATTCGTACTGGTGTTCGGATATACAATAGTTTATATAAGACACACAATTCGATAACTAGATTATATTCAGGTGCGACATTTCCTCCCGGACACTTCACAGTGGACCTATTTGACGGGGCTCatatttgttgatgttgtaaTGCATGGTTTTTCATTGTTGAATgcgttttttgtgtgtttgtttagaaagttgtataaaaatatataaatacaataacagGACGTGAGAAGTGTCCCAAAGCAAATGTCGCGCTTACAAAGCTGCCACCAACTCCCTCACAAGAAACTTATGTATGTCGATCGTTGTAGTATTCTTGTCGATGTTTCTTGATCTTATTGCTATCGGGCATAACACCAACATTGTTTTGATTGGCTTCCGATAAAAAGAATTATCATACAAGTAGTAAGTATTTTTTCATGATGTTCTTTTTGCCTAAGTGCATAGTGCGTCTCCCGTCGTttcgatatatattttgttatagttttattattttgtttaaattaagaaattaatttaaaatcataaaCATAATCATTATgaaatatcatttaaaataaattaaaaaatgaaatggcaTTTAGAATTCGTTTTCAGGAGCAAGGTCGAATCTTGGTGGGAAAGCCAATCCGTCGAATTGTGGCCTAACGGATGTCGCACGGGGCTGTGGAAGAGAATAGAAAAGTTCCAGATAAGTAAATTGCATTaatcttatttaaaaaatgtgatTCTAAATGATCTATGTGATGATTGACGATGATAATGATTGACCATAACCATGCGTTGAGACGATGGAcgattgattttttttctcaagacAACAACTGAGAATGAGAGGGGAAAGAGCGAATATAGTCGCACGTTTTGTAGTGCACACATTGCCGGAGGGGAAATAATATACGAGTGAGCGAGAGCGCAACAAATGACGTAACGTAAGTGTTTGCTCACGAAGGGGAATGTATGAGAGagcgacaaaaaaaagagagaacgCAACTAGTTGAACGACTGTACGATTTGGGGaatgtctgtgtatgtgtgacacaacaacacaacaagaCAACAAGACAACGGGAGCGTAAACGTAAACGAGAACGTTATCGATAACGATTACATCATGGTTATCGCCACTTACAAATGTTATCAAGAAAGTTTCTACTGCTCCAGCGCGCTCTTGCGGCCACCTCGCGACGCTGCAGGCTGCAGTACACAtgtacaaatacatatatcaataatATAGTGGAAGAATAGTTTTCTATATTGTATGCAGAATGGTTGTAGAGAAAGCAAAGTcgattgatttgatttgattgatcattttctttttttgattgtGCTTACTGTTGTGATCTTCAAAAgttattacaaaattgtaaaaatgaaCGCATTTTTGGTTGGTACTTGATATCGCTGAACGATGATCGATGattctttcttctttctttctttcattctttcttcTTGAATTTCATAtgatgtttaatattttttatttttaatcggTTTACTTCGCCCATGTGCGTAAATGGGgatatgttgttgttgttgggtcgCCTCTAATTACAATTCTCTGTTCTACCGAATGTCGTATGATGCatctatattattataattgtatattaattctTATAAGCTATAATTCTCTTTGCATGTTTTTGTTctctcattattattacaaatataattgaaaccattttcagattttttcagctttttttttgttttttttttttttgtttttggtttgattCGGATGTGCCTCAACTTTTAGATTtaattctgttgttgtttgttgtttttgtagagATGATTTAATAGTGAAGAAGCAGAACGCGACCCGCAATATGAAAGggaagaatatatatatttgtatatacatcTTAATTATTAAACTCTAATCTGGAGAGATATCGGAATACTAAATAATGGTAGCATTGTGTTTTACTGCTGCATGAGTAGTGCagacgagagagagatatagatGGGGCTAGGTATGGGATGGGAATAGAGGGAGTCTAGACACTTACCGCTGGGCTGGCACCACGACCGACAGAACCGGCACGTCCCTTGGCGCGGAATTTGCTAATGGCCTGTTCAGCCAGATCGGCACGCTCCTCAGCTTCCTCGAGCTCCTGCTGGGCCTTGCGGAATTTGGCCAAGTTGAGGGCAGCGATTTCCTCAGCCTCCTCAATCTGCCTCTTGTATGTCTTGATCTTCTGTTGCAGCTTGTCAACCAGATCCTGCATGCGCTCGTGGTTCTTGCGGTCCTCCTCAGACTGGAAGCTCAACTCCTTGATGCGACGCTCGGACTTGCGCAAGTTCTTCTGGGCATCGGCGTGTCTCCTCTGCTCACCATCCAGCTCGTTCTCGAGCTCGCGGACGCGCTGCTCCAACTTCTGGATAGCCTTCTTGCCACCCTTAAGAGCGTTGGCCTCAGCCTCATCCAGACGGACCTGCAGTTCCTTGATCTGCTGCTCAAGGGCCTTCCTCAATTTCTCCTGGGTCTGGGCATGATCCTGCTCAGCGCGGAGCTCATCAGCCAGGCGGGCGGCATCAACCATAGCCTTCTTGGCCTTCTCCTCGGAGTTCTTGGCTTCGTTGAGGAGCTCATCCAGGTCAGAGTGCAGAGTCTGGAGCTCAGACTCCAACTTCCTCTTGGCAGCGGAGATGGAAGCGTTCTGGGCGGAAACTTCGTTCAACTGTTCGTGGGCATCGGCCAGTTCCTGCTCGGCCTGGCGACGGCCGCGGTCGGCCTGCTCCAGCAGAGTGCGGGACTCCTCGAGTTCGTTCTGCAGAGCGTTGGCACGACGCTCAGAGATACCCAGCTGTTCACGGGCATCGTCACGGGCTCTCTGTTCTTCCTCAAGGGCGGTCTGGATGTCCTTGAGCTGCTGTTGGTAGCGCTTGATGTTCTTCTGGGCCTCGGCGTTAGCCTATTAGATAAATAAAAGAGTTTCAATTAGTTGCTGGCCATAATAGCAGTTTCAATAGGGTAGCCTACCTTGTTGGCATGATCCAGAGCAATCTCCAATTCGTTGATGTCGGCTTCCAACTTCTTCTTCATGCGGAGGGCCTCAGCCTTACCCTTGGCCTCAGCCTCAAGGGAGGCTTGCATGGAGTCGAGAGCGCGCTGGTGGTTCTTGCGGGTGTTCTCGAATTCCTCTTCCTTCTCCTGGATGCGGCGGTCGATTTCCTGGCGCACCTGGGACAGCTCCAGCTGGGCGCGGAGCACCTTGTTCTCCTCCTGTTCAAGAGCAGCCTCAGCTTCCTCAAGAGCAGCCTGGAGCTCGTCCTTTTCGGCTTCCAGGCGCTTGCGGGCCTTCTCGATCTCATGGATGTTGCGGCCACCCTCACCGATCTGGTCGAGCAGATCCTTGACTTCATCAGCCAAGTTCTTGTTCTCACGACGGACAGCCTCCAGCTGCTCCTGGCCTTCCTCGTAGGCGCCCTTAAGACGGAACAACTCGGTGGAGTAGTTGCGGCACTCCTTCTGGGAGGCATCGAGCTCAGCAGCCAAATCGTCGACCTTGAGCTTCCATTCGCCAATGATCTTGTCGAATGCCTTCTGCTTCTTCTCGGCGGCGTTGGCAATGGCGTTGGCACGGTCGACCTCCAGCTGCAAGTCCTCGACTTCGGTGGACAGACGCTGCTTGGTCTTCTCCAGGCCAATGCACTTCTGGTTGAGCGACTCAATGGTCTCCTCAGCCTCAGCAAGGCGGGCCTGCAGCTTCCTCTTGGCTTCCTCCAACTCCTCAGAGCGGGCAACACCATCGGATTCGTACTTGCTGCGCCAGACCTGAGCCTCGGCGTTGGCCTTGCTGAGTTGACGCTGCAAATCAGCCTTGCCCTCAGCCTCCTCCTCAACCTGCTCGCGCAAGTTGTCGAGGTCGTGCTCCAAGTTGCGGAACTTGCCCAAAAGGGTGGCACGCTCGCGCGACTCTTCGTCGGCCAGACGCTTGGTATCCTCCAGCTGGGTGGTCAAGGAGATCTTGATCTTGGACAGCTGAGACACCTGGGACTCGGCTTCCTCCAATTGGCGGAGCAGGTCGGAGTTCTCAATGGACAGCTTCTTCTTGCTGGCATCGAAATCGTTCAGAGTCCTGTTGGTCTCATCCAATTTCGATTGGACCTCGTTGAGGgtgtgctgcagctgcttggcGATCTTCTCCTGGGCGGCCTGTTTTCATTAATAGAGGAAAACAGATTAGCAAACAAACACTCGACTGCATGATTATCTATTTTGGGTTGTgtggcattttgttttgtgtaaaAGCTGTACAGAATTAGTAAATTGACAAGGAGTGGGCACATTAAAAGCATACTCAAAAATTGTGGGTCGTTTTAGCGGTGTGAatttcttattcttttttttttcgtttttactaCCAAAAGagaatactatatacaaacaaaTCGGCGGAGATAATAATAAACGATTcagcaaatataatttacagcAGCAGATCGCAGATGAACGAAGTAGAAAAtcatatattgtattgtataccTTCTCGTTGGTAATGTGGTCAACGCCGGCGCGCAGATCGTTCAGCTGGCCGTAGTACTCGTTCTTCTCCTTCTCAGCCCTGGTTTAGATAGAGAGTAGAGTAGAGATACGTGTGTGGTTAGTTAAAGGGGGTTACAGTCTGTATGGGGAGAACAGCAATTGTGACTAGCTTTATTGGCAAAAAGGCGAGAAGCGAGAGCTGGGCGAGCGATCGAGTCCAAGTCCACAGATGTTTCCTCTTCTGCTAGAGATATTTCTAttcgaatattattttaatattgggGTACCATCAGTAGAAAAagacagacacagagagagatagagtgagACACGCACACAATTTGTACTCTTGTTGTGGTGTGTGTGACGTGTGAGCAAGAgtttcaagtgtgtgtgtgtttgattgtTGTAAGTTTTGTGGTACATGCGTTGTGAGGTGTCTATGTGTGACCCATATGTGCGACTAGTCGGGGATCCCAACTATACGCCGCATATGTGGCCGACATATTACCTTATCGCGTGCCAACTGATCGCAGGCGGTACGAGTTTGATTCAACTCGTTGTGGCAAGTCTGACGATCGTGCTCAGCCCTAGatggcaaaaaataaattaaatattatttcgaTTGACGCTCTTGATTGACGTGGCAAATTTGGCTCCTGTAAAAAGCTGGCAAAAAACTACGAAAATTCGATTAGACTGAGATACTTACTTGGCCTTCAGCTTGTTGAGCTGATCAACCTGCTCAGCCATCTCGGCGACGGCATCGTTGTGCTTCTTGCGCAGGTTAGCCAGGGTGGATTCGTGCTGGATGTTGGCCTCCTCAAGATCGCGACGCAGCTTGCTCAGCTCAGCCTCACGCTTCTTGTTGAGCTCAATCTGGGCAGAGGTGGCACCGCCAGCCTCTTCCAGACGCTCACCCAATTCCTCGAGCTCACGAGCCAAATCGGCGCGCTGCTTCTCGGCCTTGGCGCGGGCTTGACGCTCGGCCTCGACCTCCTCCTCGAGCTCCTCGATGCGGGCCTGCAGTTCCTTGATCTGGCGCTGGTGCTTGCCAACAACGACCTGCTCGTCTTCGAGCTTGGCGGTGATGGAGGACAGTTCCTTGTCCTTGCGCTGGATGGTCTGCTCCAACTCCTTCTTGTTGCGCTCCAGATCGGCAACAGCCTCCTGGGTCAGCTTGAGGTCACCCTCAACCTTGCGCTTGGACTTCTCAACATCACCGCGCACCTTCTTCTCACGCTCCAGAGAATCCTCGAGTTCGTCGAGGGTCTGCTCGAGCTTAGCCTTAACCTTGTTCAAGTGGTTAATCTTGTCCTCGGCGGCCTGCAGTTCCTCACCAGTCTTCTGGTTGCTCTCGCCCTGCATCTTCTTCTCCTTGTTCAACTTGTTGATGAGCTCATCCTGGTGGGCGATCTCGTCGTTCAAGTTGCGGATCTGGTGATCCTTGGTGGCCTTATCTTGCTCGGCCTTCTGGATGTTCAGCTCCAGATCCTCGATGTCCTTCTTCAGGCCAGAGATCTCCTGGTCggccttcttcttctgctggaACAGCTGGTTGCGGGCATCTTCCTCCTGAGTCAGGCGCTCTTGGATGTCCTACAAATGCAAAAGATGCAAACAAAATTcgattgaatataaaatatggaatatatgcatatatatttcgaTGTTTCGATGAGCTCAAGTGGGTGTTGATCAATCATTCAGCTAATTTTAGCTAGGCACATCATTAGCTCGCGGATATTCTCGAAATAGCCGAGCAATTGATCCACTTGATTGCACAtgatacatatttttttcgcTGTGCGCTCAGATGAATAGTAGGtgatttaatatgtatatatgtgtgttggGAATACTTACGCGCAGCTGGTTCTCGAGGTCGTTCTTCTGGGCCTGCAACTTGGCGTTGCGTTCCTGGAAGTCCTGCAGCTGACCCTTCTCGCCGGACAGAGAGTCCAACAGAGCGGTCTTCTCAGCCAACAACTTGGCGTTCAGAGCCTCCAATTCCTTGCGCACTTTCACTTCAGCGGCATGCAGTTCCTCAGCCTTCTTGGCCTTCTCTTCCAGACGCTGTAAGTCATTAGAAACATTCGTAGGATTACTAACTGCACTACCGCTCTCCACTGGCTGTGATTGCGGTGCTGCTGGTTCGACACTTGGTTCTGCTGCTGgagcttctgctgctgctggtggctcTGCAGCCGGAGGAGCTGCCtcttcagcagcagctgctggctCACTGGGCGTTGTTGCCTCGGCAgcctttttcgtttttttggcTTTCTTCTCGTCagccattttatttaaattctaatcACAAAACTTGAACTCGAACTCgattgaattaataattggataaaatgcttttgcttgcagcaagcaaaataattcgatttgcaatttgaattgtgATTTCGATTGTTCGTATTATTCGTTAAGATTGGATAAACACGCGGCAGACCAGACGATTGGTCAAACACAACTGGAATGGCTGCTGCGAATGCACTGTGCACGATCGTTTGCCTTTTGGCTATGAAATTAGCAGCACACAGCACAACGCCCCAAAGTGGCAGGCAGCTGTTTGCTGCCCTGGCATATGTAATTGCTTCACATTCTTCGTGAttcgttttttggttttttttttttttttgctttgccttcATAATTCATAATGTGTAATTTAGAATTCGCATTGGTTGCTATCATTTCGCACTTGTGCGGTCAGCAGCAGGTGTATTCTATATTTGCGCTCTCGCTTGCACACGTCaagcatttcaattaacacacactcaaacaaaTACACTCGATAATCTTTATGGATGTGGATGTGTTGCGTTAGCTGCTGGTTATTATTACTCATCATTCGAATTGAGCTGAAccaatgcggcgtatgcgtattaATCATACGCCCTGCTATACACCTCTCATTGCTTCACTCAAGGCGCCGCCtgcctttttattatttaattagcaaaGCTAATTGGCAACTGctccacacacatacagagtgAGCGCAGCTACATTGTGCCGAGAATAGCCATCGAGATGGAGCTATAGATACAGTACCCAATATACATACGGCATACATGTAGTGTACGCACTTTtacaatatgtatttatggATACGTTTGAGATTTTTCTAGGCGCAAGTGCGCAATTGCCGAAGTGCTTATGTTTTCCAGTTAAATGCCTATGCTATGTATCTCCTTTTTTTTAGAGCGCAACCGACGAAATTCGATTAACACAGCATCTATTTTTGGTAGCTCGCAATTGCGATCAGGAATGATGATCATTAAGATCGATAGAGAAGAGAATGCGTAAGTGTTAAAGCATTCGTGCTGTAATCGTGGGCGTGGCTATTTTTGATCGCAATGATCAGCCAATGCGCTGAGGTATTAAGCATTTGGGGGGGCTTAATTAAGCCTAAAGAATTTTGTTGCTTGTCGCGTTAGTTGTACAAAATTATTGtcaaaatgcagcagcagctgctttcgCCTATCCAA
This window of the Drosophila albomicans strain 15112-1751.03 chromosome 2L, ASM965048v2, whole genome shotgun sequence genome carries:
- the LOC117564445 gene encoding myosin heavy chain, muscle isoform X19, which encodes MPKPAASQEDEDPTPYLFVSLEQRRIDQSKPYDSKKNCWVPDEKEGYLLGDIKATKGDIVSVGLPGGETKDFKKDQLQQVNPPKYEKAEDMSNLTYLNDASVLHNLRQRYYNKLIYTYSGLFCVAINPYKRYPVYTNRCAKMYRGKRRNEVPPHIFAISDGAYVDMLTNHVNQSMLITGESGAGKTENTKKVIAYFATVGASTKKDESQKNKGSLEDQVVQTNPVLEAFGNAKTVRNDNSSRFGKFIRIHFGPTGKLAGADIETYLLEKARVISQQSLERSYHIFYQIMSGAVAGVKEICGLTDNIYDYHIVSQGKVTVPSIDDSEEFILTDQAFDILGFTKQEKEDVYRITAAVMHMGGMKFKQRGREEQAEQDGEEEGGRVSKLFGCDTAELYKNLLKPRIKVGNEFVTQGRNVQQVTNSIGALCKGVFDRLFKWLVKKCNETLDTKQKRQHFIGVLDIAGFEIFDYNGFEQLCINFTNEKLQQFFNHHMFVLEQEEYQREGIEWTFIDFGMDLQLCIDLIEKPMGILSILEEESMFPKATDQTFSEKLTNTHLGKSAPFQKPKPPKPGQQAAHFAIGHYAGVVAYNITGWLEKNKDPLNDTVVDQFKKSQNKLLIEIFADHAGQSGGGEQAKGGRGKKGGGFATVSSAYKEQLNSLMTTLRSTQPHFVRCIIPNEMKQPGVVDAHLVMHQLTCNGVLEGIRICRKGFPNRMVYPDFKMRYQILNPRGIKGLDDPKKASKILIETTELNEDLYRLGHTKVFFRAGVLGQMEEFRDERLGKIMSWMQAWARGYLARKGFKKLQEQRVALKVVQRNLRKYLQLRTWPWYKLWQKIKPLLNVSRIEDEIARLEEKAKKAEELHAAEVKVRKELEALNAKLLAEKTALLDSLSGEKGQLQDFQERNAKLQAQKNDLENQLRDIQERLTQEEDARNQLFQQKKKADQEISGLKKDIEDLELNIQKAEQDKATKDHQIRNLNDEIAHQDELINKLNKEKKMQGESNQKTGEELQAAEDKINHLNKVKAKLEQTLDELEDSLEREKKVRGDVEKSKRKVEGDLKLTQEAVADLERNKKELEQTIQRKDKELSSITAKLEDEQVVVGKHQRQIKELQARIEELEEEVEAERQARAKAEKQRADLARELEELGERLEEAGGATSAQIELNKKREAELSKLRRDLEEANIQHESTLANLRKKHNDAVAEMAEQVDQLNKLKAKAEKEKNEYYGQLNDLRAGVDHITNEKAAQEKIAKQLQHTLNEVQSKLDETNRTLNDFDASKKKLSIENSDLLRQLEEAESQVSQLSKIKISLTTQLEDTKRLADEESRERATLLGKFRNLEHDLDNLREQVEEEAEGKADLQRQLSKANAEAQVWRSKYESDGVARSEELEEAKRKLQARLAEAEETIESLNQKCIGLEKTKQRLSTEVEDLQLEVDRANAIANAAEKKQKAFDKIIGEWKLKVDDLAAELDASQKECRNYSTELFRLKGAYEEGQEQLEAVRRENKNLADEVKDLLDQIGEGGRNIHEIEKARKRLEAEKDELQAALEEAEAALEQEENKVLRAQLELSQVRQEIDRRIQEKEEEFENTRKNHQRALDSMQASLEAEAKGKAEALRMKKKLEADINELEIALDHANKANAEAQKNIKRYQQQLKDIQTALEEEQRARDDAREQLGISERRANALQNELEESRTLLEQADRGRRQAEQELADAHEQLNEVSAQNASISAAKRKLESELQTLHSDLDELLNEAKNSEEKAKKAMVDAARLADELRAEQDHAQTQEKLRKALEQQIKELQVRLDEAEANALKGGKKAIQKLEQRVRELENELDGEQRRHADAQKNLRKSERRIKELSFQSEEDRKNHERMQDLVDKLQQKIKTYKRQIEEAEEIAALNLAKFRKAQQELEEAEERADLAEQAISKFRAKGRAGSVGRGASPAPRATSVRPQFDGLAFPPRFDLAPENEF
- the LOC117564445 gene encoding myosin heavy chain, muscle isoform X13, whose product is MPKPAASQEDEDPTPYLFVSLEQRRIDQSKPYDSKKNCWVPDEKEGYLLGDIKATKGDIVSVGLPGGETKDFKKDQLQQVNPPKYEKAEDMSNLTYLNDASVLHNLRQRYYNKLIYTYSGLFCVAINPYKRYPVYTNRCAKMYRGKRRNEVPPHIFAISDGAYVDMLTNHVNQSMLITGESGAGKTENTKKVIAYFATVGASTKKDESQKNKGSLEDQVVQTNPVLEAFGNAKTVRNDNSSRFGKFIRIHFGPTGKLAGADIETYLLEKARVISQQSLERSYHIFYQIMSGAVAGVKDYCLLSNNIYDYRIVSQGKTTIPSVNDAEEWVAVDQAFDILGFTKQEKEDVYRITAAVMHMGGMKFKQRGREEQAEQDGEEEGGRVSKLFGCDTAELYKNLLKPRIKVGNEFVTQGRNVQQVTNSIGALCKGVFDRLFKWLVKKCNETLDTKQKRQHFIGVLDIAGFEIFDYNGFEQLCINFTNEKLQQFFNHHMFVLEQEEYKKEGIEWAFIDFGMDLLACIDLIEKPMGILSILEEESMFPKATDQTFSEKLTNTHLGKSAPFQKPKPPKPGQQAAHFAIGHYAGVVAYNITGWLEKNKDPLNDTVVDQFKKSQNKLLIEIFADHAGQSGGGEQAKGGRGKKGGGFATVSSAYKEQLNSLMTTLRSTQPHFVRCIIPNEMKQPGVVDAHLVMHQLTCNGVLEGIRICRKGFPNRMVYPDFKMRYQILNPGGIVGVEDPKKCGSLILESTALDPDMYRIGHTKVFFRAGVLGQMEEFRDERLGKIMSWMQAWARGYLARKGFKKLQEQRVALKVVQRNLRKYLQLRTWPWYKLWQKIKPLLNVSRIEDEIARLEEKAKKAEELHAAEVKVRKELEALNAKLLAEKTALLDSLSGEKGQLQDFQERNAKLQAQKNDLENQLRDIQERLTQEEDARNQLFQQKKKADQEISGLKKDIEDLELNIQKAEQDKATKDHQIRNLNDEIAHQDELINKLNKEKKMQGESNQKTGEELQAAEDKINHLNKVKAKLEQTLDELEDSLEREKKVRGDVEKSKRKVEGDLKLTQEAVADLERNKKELEQTIQRKDKELSSITAKLEDEQVVVGKHQRQIKELQARIEELEEEVEAERQARAKAEKQRADLARELEELGERLEEAGGATSAQIELNKKREAELSKLRRDLEEANIQHESTLANLRKKHNDAVAEMAEQVDQLNKLKAKAEKEKNEYYGQLNDLRAGVDHITNEKAAQEKIAKQLQHTLNEVQSKLDETNRTLNDFDASKKKLSIENSDLLRQLEEAESQVSQLSKIKISLTTQLEDTKRLADEESRERATLLGKFRNLEHDLDNLREQVEEEAEGKADLQRQLSKANAEAQVWRSKYESDGVARSEELEEAKRKLQARLAEAEETIESLNQKCIGLEKTKQRLSTEVEDLQLEVDRANAIANAAEKKQKAFDKIIGEWKLKVDDLAAELDASQKECRNYSTELFRLKGAYEEGQEQLEAVRRENKNLADEVKDLLDQIGEGGRNIHEIEKARKRLEAEKDELQAALEEAEAALEQEENKVLRAQLELSQVRQEIDRRIQEKEEEFENTRKNHQRALDSMQASLEAEAKGKAEALRMKKKLEADINELEIALDHANKANAEAQKNIKRYQQQLKDIQTALEEEQRARDDAREQLGISERRANALQNELEESRTLLEQADRGRRQAEQELADAHEQLNEVSAQNASISAAKRKLESELQTLHSDLDELLNEAKNSEEKAKKAMVDAARLADELRAEQDHAQTQEKLRKALEQQIKELQVRLDEAEANALKGGKKAIQKLEQRVRELENELDGEQRRHADAQKNLRKSERRIKELSFQSEEDRKNHERMQDLVDKLQQKIKTYKRQIEEAEEIAALNLAKFRKAQQELEEAEERADLAEQAISKFRAKGRAGSVGRGASPAPRATSVRPQFDGLAFPPRFDLAPENEF